The segment CGAAGGAAGATGTCGACCTGGCTGAACACGCATACCGCGTGTTCTTTTCCGCGCGGCAGCAGGTCGAGTTCTACGAAGACGTCTGGCCGGCGCTGGAATGGCTGAGCGCCAGGTTTCCGCTCGTCGCCGTGACGAACGGCAACGCGGACCTCCGGCAGACGGGCGGCAGCGAATTCTTTCGGGACACGTTCAGTGCGGGCGCGCTGGGCACCGCGAAGCCGGAGCCTGGAATATTCCATGCGGCCGCGCGGGCAGTGGACGTGCATCCCGCCGAGTTGCTGCATGTCGGCGACGATTTTCATCTCGACGTTCTCGGGGCGTTGAACGCCGGGCTGCAGGCTGCGTGGCTGGTGCGCCGGAATCATCCCGGGATGAAGCGCGTGGAGCCCGACACCCGCTCGCCGCACCTCACCATTCACGACCTGTCGATGCTGTGTTGCGCGCTCGGCGGACCCGACGACCTGTCCTGACCGGGGTACGAGGAACAGCGCGATAGCGCCCGCGAGCGGGCGCCATCCTCTTCAGCGTTCCCGCAGGTCCGCGCTCACTCAGCGTTGCC is part of the Burkholderia ubonensis subsp. mesacidophila genome and harbors:
- a CDS encoding HAD family hydrolase; the encoded protein is MRLGKVSAISFDLDDTLWPFGPAVERAEATLHAWLLEHAPNTARILPTRQTLSQLRNEYERSRPDLVNDYRALRIGSIRLALELAKEDVDLAEHAYRVFFSARQQVEFYEDVWPALEWLSARFPLVAVTNGNADLRQTGGSEFFRDTFSAGALGTAKPEPGIFHAAARAVDVHPAELLHVGDDFHLDVLGALNAGLQAAWLVRRNHPGMKRVEPDTRSPHLTIHDLSMLCCALGGPDDLS